The genomic stretch ttgtatttAATGTGATATCTACAAAATTCAACAAGATTAAcaccattttatcatttttataacacAATTAGCAAATGAGGAGTGATCGTTTGCTAATTTATCATTTAGTTGCtgactacaactaatttaagaccatatgattttagaaaacttgtggtctacaatttgtcaagtgtaattttcatttttattaattaaatcaaaaaagataaaaaaaactaccaaattagggttttggatgaaaatgtcaatatagtgtttcgaaaatattacacaatgctttgagaatgttaacacactGCTACAtctattatattgacatattttatatatcatgttgacattttttgttgtacaaaaaaattaaaaaatttcgaaacttttttcaaattttgacatcaaaACATATGCacgtgagatctcgttagaatccttatgaaataatctttaatttgatatatgttgtgcgaaaaaataattcaaatcgagaaagttatatgcattttaaagttatgtgatattttttaaaagttagttacaactaatttgttataaattgacattaatacccttattgacgttttttgttgatcgtattgacattccgggGCTAATGATCTAGacccttaatttgaatatctaatttctattatttagttgtagttatcaattaagtattgagttagcaatataacactctccATTAGCAAATACTCTCTTTGTTCACAAaaagtagtctcatttgtgaacgacacgggttttaataagaaatttgtaaagtaaaagaaaatatgataaagtatgtaaagtaagaaatatgaGGAAAATGTAGGTAAAATATGGAAATGAGGAGATAAAGTGGAAAGAGTACATTTTATTTAGAATTGGAAATATCTTTTGTGGACATTCCCAAATAgcaaaataagactatttttcgtaAGTTAATTATGTCATCAATTTGAAATACGTGTGTaccaattaataatatattacaatagaaattaaaaatttctattatttgaaaattgcaaaaatattacactacataatttttattaaattgcgagaaaatataatttttttttacaacttGTGCTTTCCAAAATATTGGGTCAAAGTTTGAGGGTAATAAATTTCCAAAGCCGAATTGGTAGATTTATATTTCCGGCTAGGGTTTATAATTTCCGCTCACTTCCTCTCGTGGAGAATAAAAGGACTCTCTTTGATCCGACCTTTCTACTCTTCACCACACCGTATTGGATTCTGTGTTCGCCGCTGCCATGTACGGCCACAGGGGGTATGGACCTTgtcaattttgaaattatttgttTAAACGAATGCCTATCTATTGATTTATATGCGACTGATTAGAATTTATATTTTCTGGGTGTTTCCGCGGTGAAAAAGGAttagtttttcttttgattttgttgatttatgattgaattgaattgacTTTTAGTACgaaatagtaatttttttcctttttatagaTGCAAGGTTTTTTTTTCGATTCTGGTGAATTTGGGTTCTGCTTTTTAATGGTATGAGAAAAATATTGCTTTGTTACTGGTTTGAATCTGGTGCGGAATCGGGGTCGCCGGGAATCGGAACAACGACCGGAATTGCACCTACTTGAACTGAACCACGAGAAGGAGAATAGAAGGAAGAAAGAGTAAATTTCATTGATATTCTGAGAATTGAGCTTACAAATGAGGAGAGTTCATCTTATATAGATGAACTCTCGTAACTAACTCTCACTTAACCGTAACTAACTTGCAGTTATAATCAACTAACTGAGCTAACTCTTCTtcatgccacgtgtcattttcCTTTACTTCCATGCACACGTGAAGAACTCGTTTCATGCACCAAATCTCCCCTCCTTCAAataaccttgtcctcaaggtttgGTATCTGTATATTTCCTTCAACAAAAGGTTGAAACGTTCCTCTGAAAACCTGAAAGACGCGCTCCGTGCGATGCTTCGGTTCTTCAATCTTATGTGGAGCTGAGGATCCAAATAAGCCTGGAGGCGCAGAACTTACCCTAAATTGTGGGCCGGTAGTGGCAGTGGCAGTGGCAGTGGATGAAGCCGATGTCGACGAGCCAAATAGCCCTGAGTTCAGTGCCAGGCCCGACCCAAATGCCGGGGCGCTGGAGGCCGTAGTTGATCCAAAGGGATGGGGCGTTGTACTAGCCCCTGACTCAAAAATAGAGCCGGTATTGCTCGCGGAAGAAGAAGTATTACCAAATAGGCAGGGGGTTGGAGTCGAGGTGGGAGTCGACGAACCAAATGCATTAGCTGTTTGGCCTGTGCCTGCAGACGAGAATCCGAAAACGCCAGAACTCGGAGCTGATCCAAAATTGTTGGAGCCAGTGGCCGCGGCGGAAGAGGATGAGCAGAAGAGCGAGGAACCGCCGAACAGAGATGAGCCAGACGACGCAGCTCCCGATCCAAAACTAAATGAAGGTGCGGAGGAGGCGGAGCTAGGGTTGGAAGCAAAGCCAGAAGAAGGTGTCGAGGAAGAGGTCGTTGCAGTGCCAAAGCCAAATGAGGCTCCGGAGGCGGCGCCAACAGCAGGCGATGTGATTCCGAAGGCAGGTGCGGGTGAGGAGGAGAATGAGAATCCTCCATTATCAGCCATAAGCTTCACCATCAACTTAGAGTTTTGGACTTTCATAGCAACGAAACCATCCCGCAGCTCCTTCAAGTTTCTACTCGCATACACATCCACATCCCGATTGCTGCTCGGGGTGTTTTTGGGTGCCTCAACTCCATCAATTATGACCATTCCTCGTGACATCAGTGACACGTCCTTGTTAAATTCAGGAATCCTTGAGGATTGCTCAGCTGTCCATGGCTCTAGCTCATCAGAAATTCCCTCTTCAGCACATGCCATTCCTCCTATAGTAAACTGACCTATTAAGGTCCGTCGTGGATTCGATTGCGTAGCAATTTGATCTGGTAGAATTTCAGCCCCAAAACCATTATCTTCAATTGCATTTATAATGTCTTCATCCTGGAGCAGGGACGAATTGAATGAAATGTCAGCCTTGTTCTGCAGCAAGGCGATGGAGGCCGCAACAGAGAGAGCTTGCTCATTTTCTGCAACCCTATTCTCATTCAGCTCTATTTTAGCCTCCACGGTAGAATGATGTTCCTCACCAATCTTGGCCACCTCTACTTCCTTCAAGTTTGATTGATGTCCATCATTGTCCTCCACTTTAGCTACGGATGCCACTTCTAGATCAATAGACACATTTTGTTTATCACTCGAATCTACCTGCCCTTCATCTTTGCTCTCGGTCTCTTCCACATCAGTAACTCCCGAGACTTCAACCGAACCATCTCGGTTCTCTTCCAATTTCATTTCGAAGTCTTGAACAACATCATTAGTTACCTTCTTAGAACTAGAGCTAGCAACACCACTAATATCAGCAGCTATAGCACGCTTAGCCAGATCGTTTCCTCCATTCTTCTCCACACACACTTCATTTCCTAAACTCCTGTCCTCATCAAATTCCAGATTCATCAACCCAGCATCAATTCCTAACAAGTACAGTTGCTTCTCATCACAACGACACACCCCGCGAGCTCTCTTATCATCCATTCCGTCCTCCGTTAGTAGTCTCCTCGGTGTTACCTCCGGCATAGAAGGGGTGGGAAATAATGGTGTAGTAGGGTAAGAAGGCTCTGAATCAACCGCCACAAACCTTTTAGAACTAGAACCCTGAGAATTCCCCTCCCGAGGGGAAGTACATAGATCCTGCAATCGAGCCAGAGCATACGCATGCACCAATGTTTGAGGCATAAACATGCGCACCGCTTTTTGATCAATTGGTTTTAAGCCATTTATGAAATGATTAATAGCATAGGATTCAGGGAGGGACACACGACcaaacagccattcaaaacgaTCGCGATAATCGGCAAACGAACCTGTTTGTTTGAGGGCCAATAGTTCAGTCATCGGATCGCCATTCGTCGCCGGAACAAAGCGAGACGTAATCTCGTTCTGCTGCATCTGGATGGCGAGGAGGTCCTCACGCAGCTCCCTGCTTGAATCAACCTTAGATACGGTCGAAACAGCAGCATTCAAGGTTCGAGCCTTCGATTGTTGCCGTAGCTCCTTCAAGGTTTGATCGTAAGTGCGATCAGCTTGATCACGCCTCCGATTGGACTCGTCGAGCCTCCGCTTGGACTCGTCGAGCCTCGAGAACAAATCGCCCATAGCTTTGCGAAATGTGTCCTCCAACCGCAACAGATCTGCCGATGGATGTTGGATCGACATCTTCATAGTCTGATCGCGAGCGTCGATCTCCTCCTGCCGACGATCAGAATCGGCGATATTGGAGAACTCAGTAGAATCGCGAGCGCCATCAGAATCAGAGAACGCAGCTATGGCGGTCGTGAAGCGCTCCTTCAGTCGGCGCAGATCGCCGGAGCGGGTTTCCACCATCACAGGCGATGGATCGTGAAGTCTGATACCATTTGGTGCGGAATCGGGGTCGCCGGGAATCGGAACAACGACCGGAATTGCACCTACTTGAACTGAACCACGAGAAGGAGAATAGAAGGAAGAAAGAGTAAATTTCATTGATATTCTGAGAATTGAGCTTACAAATGAGGAGAGTTCATCTTATATAGATGAACTCTCGTAACTAACTCTCACTTAACCGTAACTAACTTGCAGTTATAATCAACTAACTGAGCTAACTCTTCTtcatgccacgtgtcattttcCTTTACTTCCATGCACACGTGAAGAACTCGTTTCATGCACCAGAATCTTGATACAAAAGAAATTGGGTTTTAGGGCTttctttttagttgtatttgTTTAGTACCTATTGATTTTCTAAATCCCATTGCACTGCTGTCTTTGATTGATTTTTATCGATGTGAATATGCTAAAGATGTGTTTCCAAGTGCTTCCTTTAGCTAGGTAAGATGCATTTATCTGAACTGGTGGTTTGCTTGGTGAATTATTGCTATCATGCGTGTTTAACTGAAATCCTTGCTTTTCAATATCAATAATATCTATTTCTGCGACTGGGTTCATGAGTTATCGTTATTCTTTAAGAGCTTGAGATGCAAAAGAAAAACTAGATGGGTTGGGATTGGCTTTTATTAACGAGGTTGAGTGGGGGGTTTTTCCTTCCTTGGGTATTGGATAATTGAAGGGCAATGTTTGGGAGCGGGGGGGTGTCGGACGGGTACGAGATCGGCTCAAAGAGACCAAGAATGATGGAATCGGGTCCCTACTTCGCAGTGAGGAGCAGCGGTGGTTCAAGCAGTTACCAAACACAAGGCTACGACACCAGTTATCCGCCTTCTTCCACTTTTCCTGTGGTTCGTCTGAGGGGCCTCCCGTTCAACTGCACCGATGTGGACATCTTCAAGTTCTTTGCTGGACTTGATATTGTGGATGTCTTCTTGGTGAACAAGGAAGGGAGATTTTCTGGGGAGGCATTTGTTCTCTTTGCAGGGCCTATGCAGGCTGATCTTGCTCTCCGGAGGGACCGGCAAAACATGGGAAGACGATATGTGGAGGTATTTAGGTGCAAGAAGCAGGACTATTACCACGCAATAGCATCCGAGGTTAAAGAAGGATCTTATGGCAGTGTTGACCACCGTGGTTCTCCACCACCTGTCCGACGCAAGAGGTCTCCCGAGAAGGAGAGGATGGAGCATACAGAGATCTTGAAGATGCGTGGTCTTCCTTACTCTGTGAAAAAGGTGGAGATCTTGAAATTCTTCGAAGACACGGTCAGTGTGAAGGAGGAGAAGATTCACATTGTCTGCCGATCAGACGGGAAAGCAACTGGGGAGGCGTATGTGGAGCTTGGTTCGGTCGAAGAGGCAAGGAAAGCCATGTCTAAGGACAAGATGATGATTGGATCAAGATATGTGGAACTGTTTCCTTCAACACCTGAAGAATTGAAGCGAGCTGCATCAAGATCACGTTAGTGAATTTTAATAGAGTTTCTTCCTCTTTGTCTCTGTTGTCAACTTACATTAAATT from Salvia splendens isolate huo1 chromosome 15, SspV2, whole genome shotgun sequence encodes the following:
- the LOC121767259 gene encoding heterogeneous nuclear ribonucleoprotein F-like isoform X1 gives rise to the protein MYGHRGAMFGSGGVSDGYEIGSKRPRMMESGPYFAVRSSGGSSSYQTQGYDTSYPPSSTFPVVRLRGLPFNCTDVDIFKFFAGLDIVDVFLVNKEGRFSGEAFVLFAGPMQADLALRRDRQNMGRRYVEVFRCKKQDYYHAIASEVKEGSYGSVDHRGSPPPVRRKRSPEKERMEHTEILKMRGLPYSVKKVEILKFFEDTVSVKEEKIHIVCRSDGKATGEAYVELGSVEEARKAMSKDKMMIGSRYVELFPSTPEELKRAASRSR
- the LOC121767259 gene encoding heterogeneous nuclear ribonucleoprotein F-like isoform X2, whose translation is MQADLALRRDRQNMGRRYVEVFRCKKQDYYHAIASEVKEGSYGSVDHRGSPPPVRRKRSPEKERMEHTEILKMRGLPYSVKKVEILKFFEDTVSVKEEKIHIVCRSDGKATGEAYVELGSVEEARKAMSKDKMMIGSRYVELFPSTPEELKRAASRSR